The Cellulomonas oligotrophica sequence GGCGTCACCACGACGGCCGGATCGGGGATCCGGGACCGGTGGGGGGTCGTCCGACCCCGTCGAGCGCGTCAGCGCCGCACCGGGTGCCGCACAGGCGCACCGCTCCCCGTGCCCGGGTTGCACGACGCCAGGAGCACCGTGACCTTCACGACCCGTCCCCTCGGTCCGCAGCACGGCGGAGCCGGCGAGCAGCCGCACCGCCCCGACCCCTCGTCCGGACCGGAGCCGGGTCCCGCCGTCGAGCACGCTCTCGACGGCGCACCGTCCGGCGCGTCCACCCGCCGCCGCCGCCGCTGGCCGTGGATCACCGCCGCCGCGCTCGTGCCCGTGCTGGCCGGCGGCACCGCCGCCTACGCCCACGCGCACAAGACGGTCGAGCTCGACGTCGACGGCGAGCTGCGCACCGTGCAGACCTTCGCCGGGTCCGTCGAGGGCCTCCTCGAGGCCGAGGGCGTCGTCGTCGGCGCCCGCGACACCGTCTCGGCGACGGGGTCGCTCCAGGACGGCAGCGAGCTCGTCGTGCGCCACGCGCAGGCGGTGACCGTGCGCCTCGACGGCGAGGAGCAGGTCGTCTGGACGACCGCGCTGACGGCCGACGAGGCCCTCGAGACCCTCGCCACCCGCTCGGACCGCGTCGCGCTCGTCGCGTCCCGGTCCGCCGCCGGCGGCCGGGCGGAGCTGCCGCTGGAGCTCGCGCTGACCGGGGCGGCGGAGGTGCTCGTCGACGGCGAGACCCACGCGGTGCCCGAGGCCGACGCCACGGTCGCGAGCGTGCTGGGCGAGCTCGGCGTCGAGCTCGGCCCCCTCGACCGCGTCGCCGTGCGGCACGCGGACGACGGCACGGTGCAGGTCGTCGTCAGCCGCGTCGCCGTGGAGAACGTCACCACCGAGCACGAGGTGGCCTTCACGTCCCGCGAGCAGGAGGACGCCGGCCGCTACGTCGGCACCCGCGCCGTGGCCCAGGAGGGCCAGGCGGGTGTGCGCACGCTGGTCGAGCGCGTCACCACTGTCAACGGCAAGGTGACCGAGCGCGAGACGGTCTCGGACGACGTCACGCGCGAGCCCGTCGAGGAGGTCGTCGCGGTCGGCACCAAGGTGCGCCCCGTCGCGCCCGCCCCGGCACCGGCCGCCGCGCCCGCCGCGTCCGCGTCGTCGGGCGCCGCCACTTCCACGCCGGTCGCCCCCGGCGGCAGCGCGGACTCCCTCAACTGGGCCGCGCTCGCCCAGTGCGAGTCCGGCGGCCGGGTCGACGTCGTCTCGGCGTCCGGCCGGTACCACGGGCTGTACCAGTTCTCGGTGGCGACGTGGCAGAGCGTCGGCGGCGCCGGCCTGCCCTCGGCGGCCTCAGCGGAGGAGCAGACCGCCCGCGCGAAGATGCTCTACAACCGCTCCGGCGCCGGGCAGTGGCCGCACTGCGGCCCGCGCCTGTTCAGCTGAGCGACGCCTGACGCACGCACCTGCGTGACGCGGCCCGCCGGACCCTCGTCGGTCCGGCGGGCCGCTGCTCGTTAGGCTCGGCGGCATGGCGACCACCACCCTGCTCGGCCCGTCGGAGATCCGGGCGCTCGCCGAGCGGGCGGGCGTGCGCCCCACCAAGACCCTCGGGCAGAACTTCGTGCTCGACGCCGGCACCGTGCGCAAGATCGTCCGCCAGGCCGACGTGCGGGCGGGGGAGAGCGTCGTCGAGGTCGGTCCCGGCCTCGGGTCGCTGACGCTCGGGCTGCTCGAGGCCGACGCCGACGTCACGGCCGTCGAGATCGACCCCGTGCTCGCGCGTCTGCTGCCCGGCACGGTCGCGGCGCACGTGCCCGGCCTCGTCGTCGACGACGCGGACCGCGAGCGCGTGGTGCTGCGCGACGGCGACGGGCGCGTGCGTCTGACCGTGGTGCTCGCCGACGCCCTCGACGTGCGGGCGCTGCCCGACCCGCAGCCGACCGCGCTCGTCGCGAACCTGCCGTACAACGTGTCGGTGCCGGTGCTGCTGACGTTCCTCGAGCGGTTCGCCAGCCTGGAGCGCGGCCTCGTCATGGTCCAGGCGGAGGTCGCCGACCGGCTCGCCGCGCCGCCGGGCAGCCGCACGTACGGCGTGCCGTCGGCCAAGGTCGCCTGGTACGCCGCCGCGCGGCGCACGGCCACCGTGGGCCGGGCGGTGTTCTGGCCCGCGCCGAACGTCGACTCCGCGCTCGTGCGGCTGGACCGCCGCGAGCCGCCGAGCACCACCGCGGCCCGGGAGGACGTGTTCGCCGTGGTCGACGCGGCGTTCTCCCAGCGGCGCAAGATGCTGCGGTCCGCGCTGGCCCAGCTCGCGGGGTCGTCGACGGCCGCGCAGGAGGCCGTGCTGGCCGCCGGGCTGGACCCGCAGACGCGCGGCGAGCAGGTCGACGTGGACGGCTTCGCGGCCATCGCCGAGCGGCTCGTGGCCGCCCGACCTGGCACAGTGGCCCCGTGACCTGGAGCGGAGTCGACGACGTGCCCGAGCGGCTGGTGCGCGTGCGCGCGCCCGGCAAGGTCAACCTCTCGCTGCGCGTCGGGCCGGTGCAGGACGACGGGTACCACCCGCTGATCACGGTGTTCCAGGCCGTGTCGGTGCACGAGGAGGTCGTGGCGCGGCCCGCCGACGAGATCGTGGTGACCGCGAGCGGCCCGCAGGCCGAGCTGGTGCCGACGGACTCCTCGAACCTCGCGGTCCGCGCGGCGCGGCTCGTGGCCGAGCGCGCGGGCGTCGACGACGGCGTGCACCTCGAGCTGGTCAAGGGCGTGCCGGTGGCGGGCGGCATGGCCGGCGGGTCCGCGGACGCCGCGGCCGCGCTGGTGGCGTGCGACGCGCTGTGGGGCACGGGCCTGTCGCGGGACGACCTGCACGAGCTCGCGGCGGCGCTGGGGTCGGACGTGCCGTTCGCGCTGCTCGGGCACACCGCCGTCGGGCAGGGCCGCGGGCACCTGCTGACCCCGGCGCTGGCCCGGGGCGAGTTCCACTGGGCGTTCGCCGTCCAGGACCGTGGCCTGTCGACGGCGGCCGTCTACGCGGCGTACGACGACCTGCACGGCGACACCGCGCCGCACCCGACCGAGCGCGACGACGTCCCGCTGATGCAGGCGCTGCTCGCGGGCGACGCGGTCGCGCTGGGCAAGGCGCTGCACAACGACCTGCAGACCGCGGCACTGGAGCTCGACCCGGCCCTCGCGGAGCCGCTCGCGGTGGCGCAGGACGCCGGGGCGCTGGGCGTCGTGGTGTCCGGCTCGGGCCCCACCGTCGCGGCGCTGGCGCGCAGCCGGCAGCACGCGACGGCCCTGGCGGCGGCGTTCACGGCCGCCGGTGTCGCGGACCGCGTCCTGACGGCCACGGGCCCGGTGGCCGGTGCCCGGGTGGTCCAGCACGGTGACTGAGGCGTCGACCGCTCTCGTCGGGCCGGTGCGCACCAACCTCACGCAGGTGCTGGCCGAGGACCCGGACGTCGCGGGCTGGGAGCGGCCGGGCCCGACCGCGGACGGGCTGCGGTGGGACGCCCTGGGTGCCGGCTGCCTGTTCGTGGGTGCCGTGCTGTCGATGGTGCTGCTGCGCACGTCGGGGTTCTACGAGGAGCCGGCCGCGGGGTGGCTGTCGGTGCTGCTGCTCGCGGCCACGACGCTGCCGCTGGCGCTGCGGCGCCGCTACCCGTCGGCGGTGGCGCTCGTCGTCGCCGTGGTCTTCGGCGTGGCCCAGGCGCTCCTGGTGCCCGAGACCCTGGTCTCCAACATCGCCCTGTTCATGGCCGTGTACACGGTCGGTGCGTGGGAGACGTCGCGCTCACGCGCGGCGTGGGTGCGCGGCGTGGTCGTGCTCGGCATGTTCGTGTGGCTGCTCGTCACGATCTACCAGGCGTCGACCGACCCCGACGTGGACGACGAGCTGAGCCGGGCCGGGGCGTTCTCGCCCTTCGCCGCGTACATGCTGCTGCAGCTGCTGACCAACGTCCTGTACTTCGGCGGTGCCTGGTGGTTCGGCGAGCACGCGTGGGTCTCGTCCCGCGAGCGCGCCCGCACGGCGTGGCGCACCCGGCTGCTGCAGGTCGAGCGGGTGCGCGCCGAGGCGCAGGCGGTCGCGCTGGAGCGGCTGCGCCTGGCCCGCGAGCTGCACGACGCGGTGGCCCACCACGTCTCCCTGATGGGCGTGCAGGCCGCCGCCGCGCGGATGCTCCTCACGTCGGACGCGGGCCGCGCCGCGGACGCCCTCGGGCACGTCGAGGACGCCGCCCGCGAGGCCGTGCACGAGCTGCACGGGATCCTCGGCATGCTCCGCGACGGCGGCGACGGCACCGCCCTGGACGGTGACGCCGACGCGACCCGGGCCCTGGGGTCCCTCGGTCTGGACCGGATCGACGACCTCGTGCGCACGGCCCGCGACGCGGGGCTGGACGTGCACCACGAGGTCGTGGGCGACCCGGCCCGTCTGGCGCCGCTCGCGTCGCTCAACCTCTACCGGATCGCCCAGGAGGCGCTGACCAACGCGCGCAAGCACGCCGGTGCCGGGGCGCGCGTCGACGTGCGGGTGCGGTGGCTCGCGGGCGCCGTCGAGCTCGAGGTGTCCGACGACGGCGGGTCCGGCCGCCGTCAGGGTCTGGTGCCGTCGACCGGCATGGGCCTGGTGGGCATGCGCGAGCGCGTGGCCGCCGACGGCGGCACGTTCGAGGCAGGGCCGCTGCGCCGCGGCGGCTTCGTGGTGCGTGCGCGGCTGCCGCTGCGCGCGGGACGGACGGACGAGGGGAACGATGGCTGACGCAGACCGAGGGGCGGCGGGCACGGTCCGTGTCGTCCTGGCCGACGACCAGGCGCTGCTGCGCGCGGGGATCGGCACGATCCTGTCGGCGCACCCGCGCATCGAGGTGGTCGGCGAGGCCGGCACGGGCGCCGAGGCCGTCGACCTCGTGCGCACCACCCGCCCCGACGTGGTCTGCATGGACGTGCAGATGCCCGACATGGACGGCCTGGAGGCCACGCGCCGCATCGTCGCCGACCCGGCCGTCGACGCCGCCGTCGTCGTCCTGACGACGTTCAACCGCGAGGACTACCTCCTGGAGGCCCTCCAGGCCGGTGCCGTGGGCTACCTGCTCAAGACGTCCCGCCCCGAGCAGCTCACCGAGGCCGTGCTCAGCGCCGCCGCGGGCGACGCCCTGCTCGCCCCCGAGGTCACCCGCACCGTCATCGAGCGCGCCCTCGCCGAGCGCGCGGCCACCGCCCCGTCGTCCGCCCCGGTCGCCCGGCCCTCGTCGCCGGGACCGCTCACCCCGCTGACCGAGCGCGAGGCGGAGGTCCTCGGCCTGGTGGCCCGGGGCCTGAGCAACGACGAGATCGCCGCCGAGCTCGTCGTCAGCCGCGCCACCGTCAAGACCCACGTCTCCGCCGTCCTGGCCAAGCTCGGCCTGCGCGACCGCGTCCAGGCCGTCGTCTGGGCCCACGAGCACGGCGTCGTGGGTTGAGCTCGCCCGGGCCCCGGCATGCTCTGCTCGTCCGGTGCGCTGAGTCCGGACCGACGAGGTGGCGGTCCGACGGGTTCGCGAGCGTGCTCCTCGGTCGCTGACGGCGCGTCGTCACGACGCGCCGCGCGGCGTTGACCGGGACGCGTCGGGGGCGCTCCGATAGCGCCATGACCAGGGGGAGTGCGTCCGAGGGGTGGATCGGGCCGGAGCAGGCGGCCTCCGACGAGCGGGGTGACGGCCGCTCCCGGTCGGCGGTGGCCACGCTGGCCGCTCTGCTCGTCGTGCCCGTCGGGCTCGTGGGCGTGTTCTCGTGGCGTGCGGCGGTCCCCGGGTCGGACGGGCCGCTCGACGCCGGCGGCGAGACGGGTGTCGTGATCGACAGCCGCCCGGCCGGGTCGACGGTCACGTGGGGGCTGCAGGTGCTCGTCCACTCGAGCCCGGAGCACGACCTCGTGCTGCGCGAGGTGACCCTCGACGTCGGCGAACCGCCCGTCAGGGCGCTGGGGGAGCCGATGATCGCGGGGCCTGACCGGTTCGAGGCGCTCGGGTCCGGGATGATCGTGGTCGAGCCCGGCTGGCCGCCCCGGGACTTCCCCGGGCTGCGGCTCGAGCCGGTCGCCGGGGCGACGCTGCCGGCCGGGAGCCGCGACGCCCTCGAGGTGATGATCCCGATCGAGGTGCCGAGCGTGGAGGCCGGGATCGGGTTCCTCGACGGGTTCACCGTTGAGTACGAGTCCGGCGGGCGGGTCTACCGCGAGCGCACCCGCACGGTCCTGGTGATGTGCCCGGTGGAGAACCGGGTGCCGTGCGACGAGTACCTCGCCGAGCGCGACGCCGGCTGACCTGCACGCACGCCTCGTGACCGACCTGGCGGGTGCTGCCGGGGCCGTGGCCTCGGTCGCGGGGATGAGGGCGAGGGCGGCTCGGCCGCGCGGCGGAGGGTGAGGTTCCGTCCCGGGCCCGAGGTGCCGGGGTGGGGTGCCCGCCTAGCGTCGTGGTGTGCCGGCACGGGGTCGGCACCAGCGGTGGAGGAGGTGGCTCGATGCTCGAGCTGCGAGGGATCGGGCGCTCGTTCGGCGACCGGCGCGTGCTCGACGACGTGAGCTTCACGGTCGGCCGGGGGCGGCTGACCGGGTTCGTCGGGGGCAACGGCGCCGGCAAGACCACGACGATGCGGATCATCCTGGGTGTGCTGGCCGCGCACTCGGGGACCGTGACGTTCGACGGGCGGCCGGTGGACGCGTCGCGGTTCGGGTACATGCCCGAGGAGCGGGGCCTGTACCCGAAGATGAAGCTCGCCGAGCACCTGACTTACCTGGCGCGGCTGCACGGGTTCGACAAGCACGTCGCGTCGGGCAAGGCGCACGCGCTGATCGACCGCCTCGGCCTGGCCGAGCGGGCCGACGACCCGGTGGAGAACCTGTCGCTGGGCAACCAGCAGCGCGCGCAGGTCGCCGCGGCCCTGGTCCACGACCCCGAGGTGCTCGTGCTCGACGAGCCGTTCTCCGGGCTCGACCCGATGGCCGTCGAGGTCGTGCAGGGCGTGCTGTCGGAGCGGGCGGCGCAGGGCGTGCCCGTGCTGTTCTCCTCGCACCAGCTCGACGTCGTCGAGCGGCTGTGCGACGACCTCGTCATCATCGCCGGCGGGAAGGTCCGCGCGGCGGGCCCGCGCGAGGAGCTGCGCCGCGCGCACGGCACGGAGCGGCACGAGCTCGTCGTCGACGGCGACCTCGGCTGGCTGCGCGACCGGCCCGGTGTGCGGGTCGACGAGCTCGCCGGTGGCGCGGCGACGTTCGAGGCCGACGCCGCGACCGCGCAGGAGGTGCTGCGCGTCGCCCTGGCCGCAGGCCCCGTGCGCACCTTCGCCCCTGTCCGTCCGACGCTCGCGGAGATCTTCCGCGAGGTCATCGCCGACGAGACGACCGTTCCTGCCGACGTCGCCGCCGCGACCGGCACCCCCGTGGAGGTGGCCCGATGAGCACGCCCGAGCCGGCCGCGCAGGCCCGCACCGCACCCCGTCCGCCGTCCAGCGCCCGCGCGGCGCTGCTGGTCGCCGAGCGCGAGATCACCTCGCAGGTGCGCAGCAAGTCGTTCCTCATCTCCACCGCGGTGCTGCTCGTGGGCATCCTCGTCGCGATCGTCGTGTCCGCGGTCCTGTCGGGCCGGGACACCGACGACGCCCCCGTCGCCGTCGTGGCGTCGGTCGCGTCGTCCCTCGCGGGCGTCGAGGGGCTCGACGTCACCGAGGTCGCCGACCGGCAGGCCGCCGAGGAGGCGGTGCGCTCCGGCGACGTCGACGCCGCGGTCGTGCCCGGCCCTGAGCCGCTGGGCGTGGCGGTGCTCGCCCTGGACTCCGCACCCGACGCCGTCATGGGCGCCCTCACCGTGACCCCGGAGGTCGAGCTGCTCGACCCGGCCGCGGCTGAGGGCGGGATGCGGTACCTCATCACGTTCGCGTTCGGCCTGGTGTTCATGATGTCGGCCATCGGGTTCGGCTCGACGATCGCGCAGAACACCGTCACCGAGAAGCAGACCCGCATCGTGGAGATCCTGCTCTCCGCGGTCCCGGCGCGGGCGCTGCTCGCGGGCAAGATCCTCGGCAACAGCGCGCTCGCCCTGGCGCAGACCGCGGCGATCGTCGCGATGTCCGTCATCGGGCTCGTGGTCACCGGCCAGGACGACCTGCTGACGCTCGTCGGGGCGCCGATGGCCTGGTTCGTGCTGTTCTTCGCGGTCGGGTTCGTGCTGCTCGCGGCGATCTTCGCGGCCAGCGCGTCCCTGGTCTCGCGGGTCGAGGACACCGGGGCGGTGCTGCAGCCGGCGATCTGGCTGACGATGCTGCCGTACTTCCTCGTCGTCTTCTTCAACGACAACGACCTCGTGCTGCGGATCATGTCGTTCGTGCCGTTCACCGCGCCGGTGGGCATGCCCGTGCGGCTGTTCCTCGGCGACGCCGCCTGGTGGGAGCCGATCGTGGCGCTCGCGGTGCTGGTGCTCGCCACGCTGGGCGTGATCGCCGTGGCCGCCCGCATGTACGAGCGGTCGGTGCTGCGGATGGGCGGGCGCGTCGGCGTCCGCGAGGCCCTCGCGGCCCGCGGCGACGCCTGACCCCTGACGGGTCGCAGGGTGCACGACGCGACGGGCTGCCGCACCGGGAGGGGTGCGGCAGCCCGTCGTCGCGTGCAGGACCGTGCGGGGGAGCGTCAGTCGGTCGCGTCGAGCACCAGGTCGCGGCCGTGGCCGTCCTGCACCGGCCGGTTGTTCGGCTCGATCACGGAGCGGAACGCCGCGAGCTGGTCGGCGGACACCTCGACGGGCGTGGCCAGCACGAACCAGCTGACGCCCTCGGTGCACGGCGGCGTCGTCAGCGAGCCGCTGTACCGGTAGGAGGAGCGGTCCGTCGGGAGCACCGCCGCGAGGTCCAGCGCGGGCACCTCGGCCGTGCTGCCGACCTGCGTGGGCAGCGCGTCGAAGTACGGGGCCAGGGCCTCGTTCTCCGCGCCCACGGTGAGCAGCACGCC is a genomic window containing:
- a CDS encoding resuscitation-promoting factor, yielding MTFTTRPLGPQHGGAGEQPHRPDPSSGPEPGPAVEHALDGAPSGASTRRRRRWPWITAAALVPVLAGGTAAYAHAHKTVELDVDGELRTVQTFAGSVEGLLEAEGVVVGARDTVSATGSLQDGSELVVRHAQAVTVRLDGEEQVVWTTALTADEALETLATRSDRVALVASRSAAGGRAELPLELALTGAAEVLVDGETHAVPEADATVASVLGELGVELGPLDRVAVRHADDGTVQVVVSRVAVENVTTEHEVAFTSREQEDAGRYVGTRAVAQEGQAGVRTLVERVTTVNGKVTERETVSDDVTREPVEEVVAVGTKVRPVAPAPAPAAAPAASASSGAATSTPVAPGGSADSLNWAALAQCESGGRVDVVSASGRYHGLYQFSVATWQSVGGAGLPSAASAEEQTARAKMLYNRSGAGQWPHCGPRLFS
- the rsmA gene encoding 16S rRNA (adenine(1518)-N(6)/adenine(1519)-N(6))-dimethyltransferase RsmA, which translates into the protein MATTTLLGPSEIRALAERAGVRPTKTLGQNFVLDAGTVRKIVRQADVRAGESVVEVGPGLGSLTLGLLEADADVTAVEIDPVLARLLPGTVAAHVPGLVVDDADRERVVLRDGDGRVRLTVVLADALDVRALPDPQPTALVANLPYNVSVPVLLTFLERFASLERGLVMVQAEVADRLAAPPGSRTYGVPSAKVAWYAAARRTATVGRAVFWPAPNVDSALVRLDRREPPSTTAAREDVFAVVDAAFSQRRKMLRSALAQLAGSSTAAQEAVLAAGLDPQTRGEQVDVDGFAAIAERLVAARPGTVAP
- a CDS encoding 4-(cytidine 5'-diphospho)-2-C-methyl-D-erythritol kinase; its protein translation is MTWSGVDDVPERLVRVRAPGKVNLSLRVGPVQDDGYHPLITVFQAVSVHEEVVARPADEIVVTASGPQAELVPTDSSNLAVRAARLVAERAGVDDGVHLELVKGVPVAGGMAGGSADAAAALVACDALWGTGLSRDDLHELAAALGSDVPFALLGHTAVGQGRGHLLTPALARGEFHWAFAVQDRGLSTAAVYAAYDDLHGDTAPHPTERDDVPLMQALLAGDAVALGKALHNDLQTAALELDPALAEPLAVAQDAGALGVVVSGSGPTVAALARSRQHATALAAAFTAAGVADRVLTATGPVAGARVVQHGD
- a CDS encoding sensor histidine kinase, with translation MTEASTALVGPVRTNLTQVLAEDPDVAGWERPGPTADGLRWDALGAGCLFVGAVLSMVLLRTSGFYEEPAAGWLSVLLLAATTLPLALRRRYPSAVALVVAVVFGVAQALLVPETLVSNIALFMAVYTVGAWETSRSRAAWVRGVVVLGMFVWLLVTIYQASTDPDVDDELSRAGAFSPFAAYMLLQLLTNVLYFGGAWWFGEHAWVSSRERARTAWRTRLLQVERVRAEAQAVALERLRLARELHDAVAHHVSLMGVQAAAARMLLTSDAGRAADALGHVEDAAREAVHELHGILGMLRDGGDGTALDGDADATRALGSLGLDRIDDLVRTARDAGLDVHHEVVGDPARLAPLASLNLYRIAQEALTNARKHAGAGARVDVRVRWLAGAVELEVSDDGGSGRRQGLVPSTGMGLVGMRERVAADGGTFEAGPLRRGGFVVRARLPLRAGRTDEGNDG
- a CDS encoding response regulator, with translation MADADRGAAGTVRVVLADDQALLRAGIGTILSAHPRIEVVGEAGTGAEAVDLVRTTRPDVVCMDVQMPDMDGLEATRRIVADPAVDAAVVVLTTFNREDYLLEALQAGAVGYLLKTSRPEQLTEAVLSAAAGDALLAPEVTRTVIERALAERAATAPSSAPVARPSSPGPLTPLTEREAEVLGLVARGLSNDEIAAELVVSRATVKTHVSAVLAKLGLRDRVQAVVWAHEHGVVG
- a CDS encoding ABC transporter ATP-binding protein, whose protein sequence is MLELRGIGRSFGDRRVLDDVSFTVGRGRLTGFVGGNGAGKTTTMRIILGVLAAHSGTVTFDGRPVDASRFGYMPEERGLYPKMKLAEHLTYLARLHGFDKHVASGKAHALIDRLGLAERADDPVENLSLGNQQRAQVAAALVHDPEVLVLDEPFSGLDPMAVEVVQGVLSERAAQGVPVLFSSHQLDVVERLCDDLVIIAGGKVRAAGPREELRRAHGTERHELVVDGDLGWLRDRPGVRVDELAGGAATFEADAATAQEVLRVALAAGPVRTFAPVRPTLAEIFREVIADETTVPADVAAATGTPVEVAR
- a CDS encoding ABC transporter permease, which codes for MSTPEPAAQARTAPRPPSSARAALLVAEREITSQVRSKSFLISTAVLLVGILVAIVVSAVLSGRDTDDAPVAVVASVASSLAGVEGLDVTEVADRQAAEEAVRSGDVDAAVVPGPEPLGVAVLALDSAPDAVMGALTVTPEVELLDPAAAEGGMRYLITFAFGLVFMMSAIGFGSTIAQNTVTEKQTRIVEILLSAVPARALLAGKILGNSALALAQTAAIVAMSVIGLVVTGQDDLLTLVGAPMAWFVLFFAVGFVLLAAIFAASASLVSRVEDTGAVLQPAIWLTMLPYFLVVFFNDNDLVLRIMSFVPFTAPVGMPVRLFLGDAAWWEPIVALAVLVLATLGVIAVAARMYERSVLRMGGRVGVREALAARGDA